The DNA segment GTAATACAGATCCTATAAAGTATGATAAAAGGTATAGAGGAGTGGAATCCCTTTTATCATTAACTGCCGGTAAAATTATTGCTAAGAAGGTTATTTGAGTAAAGGGAAAATTTAGTGCTACTAAACTGCCGGCGATAATTGGTTTAACCCCATCTGCTAAAATAGGTTGGAGGTAGGAAAAATCAATATCTTGTAATGTCAGGAAAGGGAGGATTAATAAAAGAAAGATAATAGGAAAAACATACAATTCTGTGAGTCTAGCAATAGCTTCAATACCAGAGTAAAGGGCATAGATTACAAGGAGTACTAGACCTGATCTTAATATTATCTCTGGTGTAGCAGGAATAATGGCAATATTAAAAAGTAAAACTAGATCTTCTACTACTAGTGTAGCGATAATAAAAGCATTTAACAGGAAAAATCCACTAAATATTTTTCCTAAAACTTTACCTAGGCATATCTCACTATATTCAATAATAGTAAGTCCTTTGAATTTTTTATTTAATTGCAAAATTAATAATAGGGGAATTAGCCCTAAAGTTGCAGCTAGTATTGTAGAAATCCAAGCATCTCTACCAGCCCATGATTCAGGAATAAATAAACTGGCAGAACCTGTTAAAAAACTAATTAATATAAAGGCAAACTGTCTAGGAGAAATAACTTGAATTTCCTTTTTCATTTATGTATACTCCTTTATAAGTTATAATAGAATTAATTAAAGCCTCTGTTTTTATTGTTAACCATAAGTTTACTTATTATGAGGATGAGGAGAATACTAATGAAAATTTTGTATATAGAACTGACTATCCATATCTTTGAGTGTGACAATTTAAAGAGGAAACGGAATATTGCTAACAGTATGGCTGCTAAACTTAAAAACAAATTTAACATATCTGTCGCTCAAAAACATGATAATTTATTAAATCGCTTTATCTTAGGTTTGGCTATGGTTTCCACAGAGTCTAAAATATTAGTAAAACACAAAGAAATGATTTTAAATTATCTTGAACAAATGGAATATTCTGTAGAAATAGTAGAAGTTTATAGTGAAATTATCTAAATTTAGTGATTAATTACTGGTTTTTATGGGAATAATTAGATATAAATGACAAAACTCCAAGGAGGTATCCTGACAATGGAGTACCGCATTAAAAAAATAATTTATCGGGTTAAGTATAATGATGAAGCGAAACATTTAGGGGAATATGCTTTAGTTTCCATTAAGAGAGCATCAAAAGAGCTTAAAGAACAGTACTTTTCTTGGAACCCTGAATTTAGTATAGAAAGGATAAGGGAAGTTTTCGGTGAACCTAGCTATAGAATAGGTGGCTTATATAGTGGACCAGTAGAAGTATGGGTTTTTGAAACCAGTACAAACAATGTAATTTATATTGAAGCATGGCCTTTCGTAGAACCGCCAGGATTTTATATCCACTGTAAAAATTATGATGAATCTATAGTGACTTTTTCCCGTTGGTTAACATTGCAAAACTCTTCAAGGCACTTAAAAGTCATACCAGGAGGTAAAATGACGATACCTACGTAAAAAAGGAAAGCCTAGGCTTTCCTTTTATTCATATAACCCTAATTTTTTTGCATTATCGATAATTAACTGAATTAAATTTTCATGTTCAGGACCTGGGAAATTTCTTAGTTCTACCCTTGGAACATCGATGGTTTCTGCAATAGTTTTTCCCTGGGGATTATGATAGTTATCTATAATTAAATTTGGACCTAAACTTGCCAATTCCCCTATTTTTGCAGGGCTTAATTCATCGGCACTGAAAACTTCTAAAACATCATAGCCTAAAGAACGGATAAAGGCTTGGTGATGTTGATGCACTAAAACTTTGATATTATTTACTCCCTTTTCTTCAGCCTTTGCTAAAATTTCCTCCATTACTTGGGTAAATTCATCTTCCCATTTTTGCTGCTCTTTTGTTGTTCCTAATTTTTCGGCGATAATTCTAGTTTGTTCCACCAGATTGTTATATGTATTTGTTGTAATAACACAGATTATTTTTTCTTCAGGGATGTTATTCCCTTCTATAATTTTTTTCATAAAGGATTCGTATCCTGCCAAGATAACCCAGTCAGCTTCTAAAACAGCTTGAACATCACTGGGTTTAAAATCATATTCTGGTGGATGTCTTAACTCTATCGGTGCTAAAATAGTAACATTTTTTGCACCTGCCGCTTCTGCCATATAAGCAGTCCAGCTAGTAGAAGCGACGATTTTTAAGCTTTCTTCCTCCTTAGCATTTTGCCCATTATTACTGTTACATCCCATGGCAAGTAGTAATAAAATTAGAGTAACAACACATAAAAATTTTCTCATTAAAAATCATCCTTTCTATAAAAATTATTAGATTTACCCCCTAATAAAGGAAGTAAAAATTATACTGAAGAGTAACAGGATTACTCCCATCAATGTTATAGTTGCTCCAGTGGGAAAATCAAAGACCATGGAAAATAATAATCCACCACTTGTTGTTAGAAATCCAAAGATACTAGTAAGTATTAGTAGTTGTCTGAAATTTTTAGCCAACCTTAAGGCAGCCATAGCTGGGAGTAAAATTATAGCGTCCATTAATAATGCCCCTACAATTTTCATAGCTACTCCAATGGAAAGTCCAGTTAAAAATAATAAACCATTACGGATTATTTTAGCAGGGATTCCTAACCATTCCGCTTGTTCGCTATCGTAAAAAGTTAACTGAATCTCTCGGTAAAAGATATAGTAAGTTAGGATAATAATAATTCCTAAAAAGAAAATAAAGATTAAATCCTTATTTGTCAAGATCAAAATACTTCCGGTAAACAAACCAAAGATTTCTAAAGCTGGAACTCCCCCCCGATGAAATAACACAAAGGCTAGAGCCATGGAGCCAGTCATAAAAAAAGCACCGATTAAACTAGTATCTAATTTAAATTTATCAGATAAAGGGCCAAAAAACAGAGAACCTAGACCTATAGCTGCAAGGGCAAAGGTTAAAGGATTAGCACCTAAAAGCAATCCTATAGCCCCTCCCAATAATCCCATATGCATTAAAGCAAAACGAATTGTAGTAAGTTTAAAAACGATAATAACTAGCCCTAATAGGGATAGGGTGGAACCAGTTAACATAGCAGCTAGTAAGGCCCTTTGGAAAATCGGTATCCTTAAATAATCCAAAACCCCCATTCTTACACCTCTCTTCTCAATTCTATTCGTTAAATAACCGCCCTTTTTCTAGATAGACAATCCGATCACTTATCCTTCTGGCATGATGTTGATTATGGCTAATCATTAGGATTGATAAATTATATTGTTGGCGAATATTTTCCAGCGTCTCGTCTAATAACCTCTGGGAGTCTATATCTAGATGGGTAGTAGGTTCATCGAGGAGGAGGATTTTAGGTTGTCGCACTAACGCTCTAGCAATATTTAGCCTTTGGGTCTGTCCACCTGAAAGTTTTCGGCAATCTTGGTATTTTAACGGGGTTAAACCTACAATTTCTAAAATTTCTTCTGTTATCCTTTTATCTTCTTTAGAAGGTTTTTTTAAATAGGAAAAAGAAGTGCCCCATCTACCTAACAAGACGGCATCAAAGACACAGATGGGGAAATTGCCACTATTATATTTTTGTGGTACATATCCTATTTGGGAGCGGAGCCAAGTTTTATCCTTCCCATTTGTGACATCTTTACCTAAGATATAAATTTTTCCCCTTTGTACTGGTAAAAGCTGCAATATTCCTTTGAATAAAGTGGTTTTACCGGCCCCATTTTCTCCAAAGATAGTAAGGAATTCCCCTAAATAAACAGTCAAGTCTATATTATGTAAAACAATAGATTCTCCATAGCCCATAGTTAAACCTTTAAGTTCTATAGCTTTTTCCATTTAAATCCTCTCCCTAAAAATCTTAATCTTAATTATACTACAATTTAACTTTATTTTATAGTTTTCTTTAATATTAAATTGGATTTTGATAGAATATAGAATAAAGATAAATTCATATATTTTAATAGTCTGGAGGAAATTTTATGGAAGATTTACAGTTAGCTAAAAAAGAGTTTGAAAAAGGAGAATATAGCTTAATTTTGGTAAAGAATGGAGAAGTTGTGGGGACCAGTAAAGAAAAAGGGGTAAAGGGAATATTAGAGTTTTACTTAAATCACAAAGAACTGTTAGAAGGGGCAGCGGTGGCTGATAAGCTGGTGGGTAGAGCTGTTGCAATGATTTGTCAGCAGGGGAAAGTAAAGGGATTATACACTCCCCTTTTAAGTGAAGGGGGAGAAGAAATACTACGTCAAGGAAATATTCCTTATCAAGCTGATAGAATAGTGAAAGCTATTAAAAATCGTGACAATACTGATTTATGTCCAATAGAAAAATTGACTTTAGGAGTTAAAGACAGTAGACAAGGGATTAATAAGATCTTAGAGTTTTTTCAAAATCTACCTAAGTAAATAAATTTTTGTTTGAGACCTATTCGTAGGTCTTTTTTGTTTATTAATCAGCAAATTTGGAAAAACTATCATAACAAAACTTACTAGGGAGAGATTTCCTATGAACATATTTAAAAGATTTATTTCTAAAATAGACAGAAGAAGGACAGGAAATAAAATAACACCTAATTCAAATCCAGGAAAACCATTATATAGCAGTTTAGATAAAAATTATAATTACTTAAAAAACTTATTTAAGGATTGTGAAGATATAAAGTTTAGAAAAGTGAAAATAGGGAACACCAAATTGACAGCTATAGTCGTCTTTGTAGACGGTATGGTCAACCAAGAGAGTATAAGTAGTAATGTTATTCGGATGTTGACCAAGATGGTCAAAGAAGGAGAGGGTATTTCACCCCAGATAGTGGAAGAAAAGTTGATTACTACTGTGGATGTTAAAATGGCGGAAAATTTTGATGACGGGGTGGAAGGAGTATTATCTGGTGATGCATTCCTTTTAGTAGAGGGGATTGGTAAAGGATTTCTGTTAGAAACAAAATCGTGGGAAAGTAGAAACGTTACAGAACCCATCAATGAACAAGGGATAAGGGGACCTAGGGAAGGCTTTACGGAAACTTTACGGATAAATACTTCTTTAATAAGGAGGAGAATTAAAAATAATGATTTAAAAATACTTCATTTTAAGGTTGGTAGGATAAGTAAGACAGATGTTGCAGTCCTATATATATCTAATATTGCTTCACCTGAGGTGGTAAATGAAGTAAAAAAAAGGATAGATCAAATTGATATCGATGCAGTGTTAGAAGCCAGTTATATAGAAGAAA comes from the Anaerobranca gottschalkii DSM 13577 genome and includes:
- a CDS encoding metal ABC transporter ATP-binding protein, with amino-acid sequence MEKAIELKGLTMGYGESIVLHNIDLTVYLGEFLTIFGENGAGKTTLFKGILQLLPVQRGKIYILGKDVTNGKDKTWLRSQIGYVPQKYNSGNFPICVFDAVLLGRWGTSFSYLKKPSKEDKRITEEILEIVGLTPLKYQDCRKLSGGQTQRLNIARALVRQPKILLLDEPTTHLDIDSQRLLDETLENIRQQYNLSILMISHNQHHARRISDRIVYLEKGRLFNE
- a CDS encoding metal ABC transporter permease, with the translated sequence MGVLDYLRIPIFQRALLAAMLTGSTLSLLGLVIIVFKLTTIRFALMHMGLLGGAIGLLLGANPLTFALAAIGLGSLFFGPLSDKFKLDTSLIGAFFMTGSMALAFVLFHRGGVPALEIFGLFTGSILILTNKDLIFIFFLGIIIILTYYIFYREIQLTFYDSEQAEWLGIPAKIIRNGLLFLTGLSIGVAMKIVGALLMDAIILLPAMAALRLAKNFRQLLILTSIFGFLTTSGGLLFSMVFDFPTGATITLMGVILLLFSIIFTSFIRG
- a CDS encoding DUF1893 domain-containing protein, whose amino-acid sequence is MEDLQLAKKEFEKGEYSLILVKNGEVVGTSKEKGVKGILEFYLNHKELLEGAAVADKLVGRAVAMICQQGKVKGLYTPLLSEGGEEILRQGNIPYQADRIVKAIKNRDNTDLCPIEKLTLGVKDSRQGINKILEFFQNLPK
- a CDS encoding GerAB/ArcD/ProY family transporter, producing the protein MKKEIQVISPRQFAFILISFLTGSASLFIPESWAGRDAWISTILAATLGLIPLLLILQLNKKFKGLTIIEYSEICLGKVLGKIFSGFFLLNAFIIATLVVEDLVLLFNIAIIPATPEIILRSGLVLLVIYALYSGIEAIARLTELYVFPIIFLLLILPFLTLQDIDFSYLQPILADGVKPIIAGSLVALNFPFTQITFLAIILPAVNDKRDSTPLYLLSYFIGSVLLLTRTILGVTIFSAEVIGKMLLPTYQIFRLVNIGEFLNRVEAFFIFVWILGFFTTLLAIYYALILGFSQLLGLKEKEPLIIPIGFLIIFLSKLMFPSVSYFVYFAITLPIINISLNFFYPILLFFSSLFKKTPS
- a CDS encoding DUF503 domain-containing protein, which encodes MKILYIELTIHIFECDNLKRKRNIANSMAAKLKNKFNISVAQKHDNLLNRFILGLAMVSTESKILVKHKEMILNYLEQMEYSVEIVEVYSEII